In the Pantoea sp. Aalb genome, one interval contains:
- the lpcA gene encoding D-sedoheptulose 7-phosphate isomerase: MYHDIISSELNEAADLLNTFLSNELYIDNINRAAIVLANSFKVGAKVFSCGNGGSHCDAIHFAEELTGRYRKNRPGYPAIAISDVCHLSCVSNDFGYDYIFSRYIEALGCKGDVLLGLSTSGNSNNIIEAIKAARLKDMKVIILSGKNGGKIAGSADIEICVPYFGYADRIQEIHIKIIHILILLIEKQMERYKVI; this comes from the coding sequence ATGTATCACGATATTATCAGTTCAGAATTAAATGAAGCAGCTGATCTTTTAAATACTTTTCTCAGCAATGAATTATATATTGATAATATTAATCGTGCAGCAATTGTATTAGCAAATAGCTTCAAAGTAGGAGCTAAAGTATTTTCTTGTGGTAATGGCGGTTCACACTGTGATGCCATACACTTCGCAGAAGAATTGACTGGGCGTTATCGTAAAAATCGTCCTGGATATCCAGCAATTGCTATATCTGATGTATGTCATTTGTCTTGTGTCAGCAATGATTTTGGTTATGATTATATCTTTTCACGTTATATTGAAGCATTAGGATGTAAAGGTGATGTACTTTTAGGTCTATCAACTTCAGGAAATTCAAATAATATTATTGAAGCAATTAAAGCAGCTCGTTTAAAAGATATGAAAGTGATTATTCTTAGTGGAAAAAATGGAGGTAAGATTGCAGGTAGTGCAGATATTGAAATTTGTGTTCCTTATTTTGGTTATGCAGATCGTATTCAAGAAATTCATATTAAAATCATCCATATTTTAATACTATTAATTGAGAAACAAATGGAAAGATATAAAGTAATTTAA
- a CDS encoding alanine--glyoxylate aminotransferase family protein: protein MEIRNFFQINPPQRLLMGPGPINADPRVLRAMSTQLIGQYDPAMTNYMHEVMELFRTVFCTKNRWTILINGTSRAGIEAILLSSIRPGNKVLVPIFGRFGHLLCEIARRCRAKVYTIEVPWGEVFTPDQIEDSIKRIKPNMLLTVQGDTSTTMLQPLADLGAICQKYGVLFYTDATASIGGNILETDIWKLDAVSAGMQKCLGGPSGTSPITISSQMESIIRKRTCVEAGIRTDKHIDGKDEIIYSNYFDLNMIMDYWGPERLNHHTEATTALFGARECARILIQEGLDESITRHKLNGDALMEGIKHMNLSIFGDLSHKMNNIIGVIIPNGINGDKVRQLMLEDFGIEIGTSFGSLHGKVWRIGTMGYNARKECVMQTLSALEAVLNYLGFHTTQGAALQAAWNHYEKRSYICNI from the coding sequence ATGGAGATTAGGAATTTTTTCCAAATAAATCCACCGCAGCGTTTACTAATGGGTCCAGGTCCTATTAATGCAGATCCACGAGTATTACGAGCTATGTCAACTCAACTTATTGGACAATATGATCCGGCTATGACTAATTATATGCATGAAGTAATGGAATTATTTCGTACTGTATTTTGTACAAAAAATCGCTGGACTATATTAATTAATGGCACTTCTCGTGCAGGAATTGAAGCTATACTTTTATCATCTATACGTCCAGGTAATAAGGTATTAGTTCCGATATTTGGACGATTTGGTCATTTATTGTGTGAAATTGCTCGTCGTTGTCGTGCAAAGGTATATACTATTGAAGTACCATGGGGTGAGGTATTTACTCCAGATCAAATTGAAGATTCTATTAAGCGCATAAAACCAAATATGCTATTAACAGTACAAGGTGATACCTCAACTACTATGTTACAACCATTAGCTGATTTGGGTGCAATATGCCAAAAATATGGAGTTCTTTTTTATACTGATGCTACTGCATCTATAGGTGGAAATATTTTAGAAACTGATATCTGGAAGCTTGATGCAGTTTCAGCTGGTATGCAAAAATGTCTTGGTGGTCCTTCTGGTACATCTCCTATTACTATTAGCTCTCAAATGGAATCTATAATTCGTAAACGGACTTGTGTAGAAGCTGGTATTCGTACTGATAAACATATAGATGGTAAGGATGAAATAATTTATTCTAATTACTTTGATCTTAATATGATTATGGATTATTGGGGACCCGAACGGCTTAATCATCATACAGAAGCTACTACTGCATTATTTGGTGCTCGTGAGTGCGCTCGTATACTTATTCAAGAAGGATTAGATGAAAGTATTACACGACATAAATTAAATGGAGATGCACTAATGGAAGGTATTAAACATATGAATCTTAGTATTTTTGGTGATTTATCTCATAAAATGAATAATATTATTGGTGTTATTATTCCCAATGGTATTAATGGGGATAAAGTGCGTCAATTAATGTTAGAAGATTTCGGGATTGAAATTGGTACTTCTTTTGGATCATTACACGGTAAAGTATGGCGTATTGGTACTATGGGTTATAATGCTCGTAAGGAATGTGTAATGCAAACTCTTTCTGCTTTAGAAGCAGTGCTAAATTACTTAGGGTTTCATACAACTCAAGGTGCAGCTTTACAAGCAGCTTGGAATCATTATGAAAAGAGAAGCTACATATGCAACATCTAA
- the brnQ gene encoding branched-chain amino acid transport system II carrier protein, with translation MYRRLPFKDILALGFMTFALFVGAGNIIFPPMVGIQSGEHVWMAAFGFLVSAVGLPVITVIALARVGGGIDALSLPIGKFAGLVLATVCYIAVGPLFAIPRTATVSFEVGTAPLIGNGILQLFIYSFIYFVLVTIISLHPGKLLDTIGHVLAPLKIIALTILGSAVFLFPVESIAPATNHYPQSAFSNGFINGYLTMDTLGALVFGIVIVNAARSRGVRETNLLMRYTILSGVITGIGLTLVYLSLFKLGADSRMIINQNANGAEILHAYVQQTFGSMGSFFLAALIFIACIVTAVGLTCACAEFFAHQLSVSYNIMVFILTLFSMIVSNLGLSHLIKLSIPVLTAIYPPCIVLVILSFTINWWNNSKHIIVPTMIVSLIFGIFDSIKATEFKNVFQYFFSLFNKYIPLSDQGLCWLLPSLSMLLIVIIIDRLKVIKSTINIE, from the coding sequence ATATATCGTCGGTTACCTTTCAAAGATATTCTTGCACTAGGATTTATGACATTTGCTCTATTTGTTGGTGCAGGTAATATTATTTTTCCACCTATGGTTGGTATTCAATCTGGCGAACATGTTTGGATGGCTGCATTTGGCTTTTTAGTCAGCGCTGTCGGTTTACCAGTTATTACAGTTATAGCTTTAGCACGTGTAGGTGGAGGGATCGATGCATTGAGTTTACCTATTGGTAAATTTGCAGGATTAGTACTCGCAACAGTATGTTATATAGCAGTAGGTCCATTATTTGCAATTCCGCGTACTGCTACAGTATCTTTTGAAGTAGGTACAGCTCCATTAATAGGTAATGGCATATTACAGCTTTTTATATATAGCTTTATTTATTTTGTATTAGTAACTATAATATCTCTTCATCCTGGTAAATTACTAGATACTATTGGACACGTTTTAGCTCCACTAAAAATTATAGCATTAACTATTTTAGGGAGTGCAGTATTTTTATTCCCTGTTGAAAGTATTGCTCCAGCAACAAATCACTATCCTCAATCTGCTTTTTCTAATGGATTCATCAATGGCTACTTAACTATGGATACGCTTGGTGCATTAGTATTTGGGATAGTTATTGTTAATGCAGCTCGTTCTCGTGGTGTAAGAGAAACTAATTTATTAATGCGCTATACTATTTTATCTGGAGTAATTACTGGCATCGGATTAACTTTAGTATATCTTAGCTTATTTAAGCTTGGTGCTGATAGTAGGATGATAATAAATCAAAATGCTAATGGTGCAGAAATTTTACATGCTTATGTACAACAGACTTTTGGAAGTATGGGTAGTTTTTTCTTAGCAGCATTAATCTTTATAGCTTGTATAGTTACTGCTGTAGGTTTAACTTGTGCATGTGCTGAGTTCTTTGCCCATCAATTATCGGTTTCTTATAACATTATGGTTTTTATTTTAACTTTATTCTCTATGATTGTATCAAATTTAGGTTTAAGCCACTTAATTAAACTTTCGATACCTGTGCTAACAGCTATATATCCACCATGTATAGTATTAGTCATTTTAAGTTTTACTATAAATTGGTGGAATAATAGTAAACATATTATAGTTCCCACCATGATTGTCAGTTTAATATTTGGTATTTTTGATTCTATTAAAGCTACAGAGTTTAAAAATGTATTTCAATATTTTTTTTCATTATTTAATAAATATATCCCATTATCTGACCAAGGACTCTGTTGGTTGTTACCTTCATTAAGTATGTTACTTATAGTTATAATAATAGATCGACTTAAAGTAATTAAGTCAACAATAAATATAGAATAA
- the crl gene encoding sigma factor-binding protein Crl — translation MILSNDHFRSYLLKRLIELGPYLREGKCAESLFFFDCLAACVNVKPKPERREFWGWWMELKTHKDYCTYEYHLGLFNKDGEWNVVDIKGKDNHENVKRTLNNFHERLKDTLQELKLDLKPIKNK, via the coding sequence ATGATATTATCAAATGATCACTTTCGTAGTTATCTGCTGAAACGGTTGATTGAATTAGGACCATATCTACGTGAAGGAAAATGTGCTGAAAGTTTATTTTTCTTTGACTGTTTAGCTGCTTGTGTTAATGTAAAACCGAAACCAGAAAGACGTGAGTTTTGGGGTTGGTGGATGGAATTAAAAACACATAAAGATTATTGTACTTATGAGTATCATTTAGGTTTATTTAATAAAGATGGTGAATGGAATGTTGTTGACATTAAAGGAAAAGACAATCATGAAAATGTTAAAAGAACTTTAAATAATTTTCATGAACGTTTAAAGGATACATTACAAGAATTAAAACTAGATCTTAAACCTATCAAAAATAAATAA
- the hpxK gene encoding allantoate amidohydrolase — translation MFMSNKEAYSSAVRTISRCNYLAKISESDTDGLTRLYLSQEHLLVNKCVGKWMQEAGMKVWQDAVGNICGRYESVKSGAPILLLGSHLDTVRNAGRYDGVLGVISAIEIIQWLQDHKQRLPLAIEVIGFGDEEGTRFGITLLGSKALTGKWSEKWIHCSDMNGITLMDAMKNFGLNIQNIDKAKRNTNDIIAYLELHIEQGPCLEQEELALGVVTAINGARRLNCYFIGESGHAGTVPMLHRKDALVAAAEWISYIEKCTKEIDSHLVATVGMLDCLPGAVNVIPGKITLKLDIRGPQDNKIEQLLSMILNQAQAIALYRSLQFNFTEYYRIDSTKCDARLTQTLIKSVESIQGRSIQLPSGAGHDAIAIAEQWPVGMLFIRNYKGISHHPKESVKIEDIALGLQAYLLAIDQVSRSLS, via the coding sequence ATGTTTATGAGCAATAAAGAAGCTTATTCTTCTGCTGTACGTACCATATCTCGTTGTAATTATTTAGCTAAAATTAGTGAAAGTGATACAGATGGATTAACTAGACTTTATTTATCGCAAGAACATCTACTTGTTAATAAATGTGTTGGAAAGTGGATGCAAGAAGCAGGTATGAAAGTATGGCAAGATGCAGTAGGTAATATTTGTGGACGTTATGAATCAGTAAAATCAGGTGCTCCTATATTATTGCTTGGATCGCATTTAGATACAGTACGTAATGCTGGCCGTTACGATGGTGTATTGGGTGTTATAAGTGCTATCGAGATTATACAATGGTTACAAGATCATAAACAACGTTTACCATTAGCTATTGAAGTTATTGGTTTTGGTGATGAAGAAGGTACTCGTTTTGGTATTACATTGCTTGGTAGTAAAGCTCTAACTGGAAAATGGTCAGAAAAATGGATTCATTGTTCCGATATGAATGGTATTACTTTAATGGATGCAATGAAAAACTTTGGATTAAATATACAAAATATTGATAAAGCAAAGCGTAATACAAACGATATTATTGCTTACCTAGAGTTACACATTGAACAAGGACCTTGCCTAGAGCAAGAAGAACTAGCACTTGGAGTAGTTACAGCGATAAACGGTGCACGTCGATTGAATTGCTATTTCATAGGAGAATCTGGTCATGCAGGTACTGTTCCAATGCTTCATCGTAAAGATGCTTTAGTAGCAGCTGCTGAATGGATCTCTTATATAGAGAAGTGTACAAAAGAAATAGATTCACATTTAGTAGCTACTGTAGGTATGCTTGACTGTTTACCCGGGGCAGTAAACGTTATTCCTGGAAAAATAACATTAAAACTTGATATACGTGGTCCACAAGATAATAAAATTGAACAATTATTATCTATGATTTTAAATCAGGCTCAAGCAATTGCTTTATATCGTAGTTTACAGTTTAATTTTACTGAATATTATCGTATAGATTCAACTAAGTGTGATGCTAGGTTAACACAAACTTTAATTAAGTCAGTAGAAAGTATTCAAGGTCGTAGTATACAACTACCAAGTGGTGCAGGTCATGATGCGATTGCTATTGCTGAACAATGGCCAGTTGGTATGTTATTTATAAGAAATTATAAAGGTATTAGTCATCATCCAAAAGAATCGGTAAAAATTGAAGATATTGCACTTGGATTACAAGCATATTTACTAGCAATAGATCAAGTCTCTAGATCTTTATCTTAA
- the proC gene encoding pyrroline-5-carboxylate reductase, with the protein MFKKKVGFLGCGNIAQAIINGLINSKYIHPTNLLVYDHKININQEISQKYGLKTINNVENLLSEIDVLFIAIKPNIFLKVLKNLVDYIKKDTMIISVAAGITLNALSEVLGNNRKIIRVMPNISSLVNEGMTSITPNSFIKNEELFEIIELLKSFSKIEIVTENLIHSVISVSSSSMAYVFMLIEAMADGAVLGGMPRAQAYQFAAQAVKGAAHMVLKTGKHPGELKDMVCSPGGTTIEAVKELEERGFRSSVIKAVQQCMLKSKRLSGE; encoded by the coding sequence ATGTTCAAAAAAAAAGTTGGATTTCTTGGTTGTGGAAATATAGCACAAGCTATAATTAATGGATTGATAAATAGTAAATATATTCATCCAACTAACTTATTAGTTTATGATCATAAAATAAATATAAATCAAGAAATATCACAAAAATATGGTTTAAAAACAATAAATAATGTAGAAAATTTATTAAGTGAAATTGATGTTCTATTTATAGCAATAAAACCAAATATATTTTTAAAAGTATTAAAAAACTTAGTTGATTACATAAAAAAAGATACAATGATAATATCAGTTGCAGCTGGCATAACACTTAATGCTTTATCTGAAGTATTAGGTAATAATCGTAAAATTATTCGTGTAATGCCTAATATATCATCATTAGTTAATGAAGGTATGACTTCGATAACACCTAACTCTTTCATAAAAAATGAAGAATTATTTGAAATAATAGAACTTTTAAAAAGTTTTAGTAAAATTGAAATTGTAACTGAAAACCTTATTCATTCGGTGATTAGTGTAAGTAGTTCATCAATGGCATATGTATTTATGTTAATTGAAGCTATGGCTGATGGTGCAGTACTTGGTGGAATGCCACGTGCTCAAGCTTATCAATTTGCTGCCCAAGCTGTAAAGGGCGCAGCACATATGGTACTAAAAACTGGTAAGCATCCAGGAGAACTAAAAGATATGGTATGTTCACCTGGAGGTACAACTATTGAAGCGGTAAAAGAATTAGAAGAGAGAGGTTTTCGATCTTCAGTAATAAAAGCAGTTCAGCAATGTATGCTTAAATCTAAAAGACTAAGTGGTGAATAA
- the hpxZ gene encoding oxalurate catabolism protein HpxZ: MLQITFEQINNPTIIAEVTDVFYRYEQALKNNNIKVLDELFWHDKRTVRLGLTENLYGIQQIRTFRKRRSLKELERTLHNTIINTFGDNYAVCSTEFTRKGIGKIGRQQQTWVRMLCGWRIVAAQISFMK; the protein is encoded by the coding sequence ATGCTTCAAATTACATTTGAACAAATTAATAATCCAACGATTATCGCTGAAGTAACTGATGTTTTCTATCGTTACGAGCAGGCATTAAAAAATAATAATATTAAAGTACTAGACGAATTATTTTGGCACGATAAACGTACTGTACGGCTAGGTTTAACAGAGAATTTATATGGAATTCAACAAATAAGAACTTTTCGTAAGAGGCGATCTTTAAAAGAATTAGAACGTACTTTACACAATACTATTATTAATACTTTTGGTGATAATTACGCAGTTTGTAGTACAGAGTTTACACGTAAGGGAATTGGTAAAATAGGCAGGCAACAACAAACTTGGGTTAGAATGCTATGTGGTTGGCGTATTGTAGCTGCTCAAATAAGTTTTATGAAATAA
- the hpxX gene encoding oxalurate catabolism protein HpxX produces MHSQIDWMIYINQMEKILMLKLDDIQRAELLIQFNYIASIVEPLMSMKLDERIEVAGVFHP; encoded by the coding sequence ATGCATTCACAAATTGATTGGATGATTTATATTAATCAAATGGAAAAGATTCTAATGTTAAAGTTAGATGATATACAACGTGCTGAGTTGTTGATTCAATTTAATTATATTGCTTCTATAGTAGAACCACTCATGTCTATGAAGTTAGATGAGCGAATTGAAGTAGCAGGAGTTTTTCATCCATGA
- the puuE gene encoding allantoinase PuuE, whose translation MNLFIKNKEFFNKKYPRDLIGYSDYPPHAQWPNNAQIAIQFVLNYEEGAESNVLHGDIKSEKFLSDIINANSYANSRHMSMDSLYEYGARAGFWRIHKEFKIRKLPLTIFGVGMALVRNPEIVETIKSADYDIVSHGWRWLDYQNVNVNIERQHIQQAVNTLLSLFGKKPTGWYTGRDSPNTRRLVVEHGGFIYDSDYYGDDLPFWTKVVCEDSTLKTHLIIPYTLECNDMRFVMFQGFNTANQFYNYLCDTFDVLYKEGEIAPKMMSIGMHCRILGRPGRFIALQRFLDYIQKYDKVWICTRQQIAEHWMKKFPILNKK comes from the coding sequence ATGAATCTTTTTATTAAAAATAAAGAATTTTTTAATAAAAAATATCCTCGAGATCTTATAGGATATTCAGATTATCCTCCTCATGCGCAATGGCCAAATAATGCACAAATAGCGATACAATTTGTTCTTAACTACGAAGAAGGAGCAGAAAGTAATGTATTGCATGGAGATATTAAATCTGAAAAATTTCTTTCCGATATAATTAATGCTAATAGCTACGCTAATAGTCGTCATATGTCAATGGATTCATTATATGAATATGGTGCGCGAGCAGGTTTTTGGCGTATTCATAAAGAGTTTAAAATACGAAAATTACCATTAACTATATTTGGTGTAGGAATGGCATTAGTTCGTAATCCTGAAATTGTTGAGACAATTAAGTCAGCTGATTATGATATAGTCAGTCATGGTTGGCGTTGGCTCGATTACCAAAATGTAAATGTAAATATTGAACGTCAACATATACAACAAGCTGTCAATACTTTACTTAGCTTGTTTGGCAAAAAACCTACTGGTTGGTATACTGGACGAGATAGTCCAAATACACGTCGATTAGTAGTAGAACATGGAGGTTTTATTTATGATAGTGATTATTATGGAGACGATCTACCATTTTGGACAAAGGTAGTATGCGAAGATAGTACACTAAAAACACATTTAATTATTCCTTATACGTTGGAATGTAATGATATGAGATTCGTTATGTTTCAAGGTTTTAATACTGCAAATCAATTTTATAATTATTTATGTGATACATTCGATGTTTTATATAAAGAAGGAGAAATTGCACCTAAAATGATGTCGATTGGTATGCATTGTCGAATATTAGGTCGACCAGGTAGATTTATTGCTTTACAGCGTTTTTTAGATTATATCCAAAAATATGATAAGGTATGGATCTGTACGAGACAACAGATAGCTGAACACTGGATGAAAAAATTTCCTATTCTAAATAAAAAATAA
- a CDS encoding AtzE family amidohydrolase, with the protein MKLTTLSINDLQKLLAIKEISAYEIAQHTLLSIEKYNPSINAWTEITHQRMLNEAKIIDRQIQIGDKLPPLAAIPYAVKNLFDVIGYTTLVGSHLFSDRPEACKDAWVVNKLNKSGALLTGMLNMDAYAYGFTNENSYYGATCNPCDLSRITGGSSGGSAAAVASGLVHFSLGTDTNGSIRVPASLCGIFGLKPTFGRLSRSGTHPFVSSLDHIGIFARSVEDLTLVYDRLQGTDVNDPFQIAKNPSFISNLLKIKLKAIRSTILGGFFSTWCTNETYSAVSTASKVLDIKEETILDDAELARTAAFIITAAESGNQYLPALQNTPSTRFEPHARERLLAGAMIPSTWYIQAQRFRRYFHQRALSLFKNFDLLIAPATPCCAPFIGQKNIHINGQDLSIRINMGMLTQPISLIGLPVCTVPILTNSGLPIGLQLIGAPFREDVVLRAAYILEKSNLTFHKVY; encoded by the coding sequence ATGAAACTTACAACCTTATCTATTAACGACTTACAAAAATTATTAGCAATAAAAGAAATTAGTGCATATGAAATAGCACAACATACTTTATTAAGTATTGAAAAATATAATCCATCAATTAATGCTTGGACAGAAATAACTCATCAACGGATGTTAAACGAAGCAAAAATAATTGATCGACAAATTCAAATAGGTGATAAATTACCTCCATTAGCTGCTATCCCTTACGCTGTCAAAAACCTTTTTGATGTAATAGGGTATACCACATTAGTTGGTTCACATTTATTTAGCGATCGTCCAGAGGCATGTAAAGATGCTTGGGTAGTTAATAAATTAAATAAATCTGGAGCATTACTTACAGGTATGTTGAATATGGATGCCTATGCTTATGGATTTACAAATGAAAACAGTTATTATGGTGCAACATGTAATCCATGTGATCTATCACGAATTACTGGAGGATCATCTGGTGGATCAGCTGCTGCAGTAGCATCTGGGCTAGTACATTTTTCATTGGGTACTGATACCAATGGTTCAATTCGAGTACCTGCATCATTATGTGGCATTTTCGGTTTAAAACCAACTTTTGGTCGCTTATCACGTAGTGGAACTCATCCATTTGTTTCTAGTCTTGATCACATTGGCATATTTGCTCGTTCAGTAGAAGATTTAACACTAGTATATGACAGATTACAAGGTACGGATGTTAATGATCCATTTCAAATAGCTAAAAACCCTTCTTTTATAAGTAATTTATTAAAGATCAAGCTTAAAGCAATACGTAGTACTATACTGGGGGGTTTTTTTTCTACTTGGTGTACAAATGAAACGTATTCTGCTGTATCTACAGCATCAAAAGTATTAGATATAAAAGAAGAAACAATATTAGATGATGCTGAATTAGCGCGTACAGCAGCCTTTATTATTACGGCAGCAGAAAGTGGTAATCAATATTTACCAGCATTACAGAATACACCTTCAACTCGTTTCGAGCCACATGCTCGTGAACGATTGCTAGCAGGTGCTATGATTCCATCTACTTGGTACATACAAGCACAACGTTTCCGTCGTTATTTTCATCAGCGAGCTCTATCCTTATTTAAGAATTTTGATTTATTAATTGCTCCGGCTACACCATGTTGTGCCCCTTTTATTGGACAAAAAAACATTCATATTAATGGTCAAGATTTATCTATACGTATCAACATGGGTATGTTAACACAACCGATATCTTTAATAGGACTACCTGTATGTACTGTTCCTATACTAACAAATAGTGGTTTACCTATTGGTTTACAATTAATTGGAGCTCCTTTTAGAGAAGATGTAGTATTACGTGCTGCATATATATTAGAAAAAAGTAATCTTACTTTTCATAAAGTATATTAA
- a CDS encoding gamma-glutamyltransferase family protein: MIHSNMAPLAMVVTPHHLASESALTVLREGGNAIEAMVAAAATIAVVYPHMNGLGGDGFWLIIPPHDDPISIHGTGAAGSLADRNFYKDERHIPYYGPKAALTVAGTVSSWHEALTLSYEINNTPPLSISRLLRDAIRYAAHGMPVTASQEAATAMKIHQLQYQPGFASTFLPNGYIPKTGSCFVQPMLANTLYLLTKHGLDSFYRGKLANSIANEMKVLGMPIILEDLQSQRASRCKPLHLLHSKGDIWNMNLPTQGLVSLAILGITDRLNMQDANEAETIHRIVEATKKAFLLRDVYITDPHHIDINIQSLLNKSELDVLASEINDTNAEPWKAISRPGGDTVWMGIIDNSNLAVSFIQSLYHEFGSGIVLPNIGITWQNRGATFTLQEGDLLALEPRKQPFHTLNAAGARLKDGRTMIYGAMGGDGQPQTQAAIFTRHIIQSLPLQQTISAPRWLLGRHWGQSSDSLKVEDRITLKTIQHLCNCGHKIELLKNFSEIVGHAGAIIRHKNGMLEGAFDVRSNGSAVGF; the protein is encoded by the coding sequence ATGATACATAGTAATATGGCTCCATTAGCTATGGTAGTTACTCCACATCATCTTGCTAGTGAAAGTGCTCTTACAGTACTACGTGAAGGTGGAAATGCAATTGAAGCAATGGTTGCTGCAGCAGCTACTATCGCTGTAGTTTATCCACATATGAACGGATTAGGTGGTGATGGATTTTGGCTCATAATACCGCCTCATGATGATCCTATATCAATTCACGGTACTGGTGCAGCAGGTTCATTAGCAGATCGTAATTTTTATAAAGATGAAAGACATATTCCATATTATGGACCAAAAGCTGCTCTTACTGTAGCTGGTACTGTAAGTAGTTGGCATGAAGCATTAACGTTATCATATGAAATAAACAATACACCACCATTATCAATATCACGTTTACTAAGAGATGCGATTCGTTATGCTGCACATGGTATGCCAGTTACTGCATCCCAAGAGGCTGCAACTGCTATGAAAATACATCAGTTACAATATCAACCTGGCTTTGCTTCAACTTTTTTGCCAAATGGTTATATACCTAAAACTGGTAGTTGTTTTGTTCAACCAATGCTAGCAAATACACTATACTTGCTTACTAAACACGGTTTAGATAGTTTTTATCGAGGTAAACTAGCAAATAGTATAGCTAATGAGATGAAAGTACTAGGTATGCCGATTATATTAGAAGATTTACAAAGTCAACGTGCTAGTCGCTGTAAGCCACTACATCTATTACATAGCAAAGGTGATATTTGGAACATGAATCTTCCAACTCAAGGATTGGTATCTTTAGCGATTTTAGGTATTACTGATCGCCTTAATATGCAGGATGCAAATGAAGCTGAAACGATCCATCGTATAGTTGAAGCAACGAAAAAAGCTTTTTTATTACGTGATGTATATATAACTGATCCCCATCATATTGATATTAATATCCAATCTTTACTTAATAAATCCGAACTTGATGTACTAGCATCAGAGATCAATGATACGAATGCAGAACCTTGGAAAGCGATATCTAGACCAGGAGGAGATACAGTATGGATGGGAATAATAGATAATAGCAATTTAGCGGTTTCTTTTATTCAAAGTCTTTATCATGAATTTGGTAGTGGTATTGTATTACCTAATATTGGCATAACTTGGCAAAATCGTGGTGCTACATTTACATTACAAGAAGGAGATTTGTTAGCACTTGAACCAAGAAAACAACCATTTCATACACTTAATGCAGCTGGTGCTAGACTTAAAGATGGTCGTACTATGATATATGGAGCAATGGGAGGAGATGGACAGCCACAAACACAAGCAGCAATCTTTACTAGGCATATTATTCAAAGTTTACCACTTCAACAAACAATAAGTGCTCCTCGTTGGTTATTAGGGCGTCATTGGGGACAATCATCAGATTCCCTTAAAGTAGAAGATCGTATTACATTAAAAACAATACAACATTTATGTAATTGTGGACATAAAATTGAATTACTTAAAAATTTTAGTGAAATAGTTGGACATGCAGGTGCAATCATAAGACATAAAAATGGTATGTTAGAAGGAGCTTTTGATGTACGTAGTAATGGTAGTGCCGTTGGTTTTTAA
- a CDS encoding YaiA family protein, with amino-acid sequence MANRPPYPREARIVALKKGPIGSVNTFIWYQLRSDYPHPNTLISEHKTENEAKNAKEQYENENKK; translated from the coding sequence ATGGCAAATAGACCACCTTATCCTAGAGAAGCGAGAATTGTTGCTTTGAAAAAAGGACCAATAGGAAGTGTAAATACTTTTATTTGGTATCAATTAAGAAGTGATTATCCACATCCTAATACATTGATTAGTGAACATAAAACTGAAAATGAAGCAAAAAATGCAAAAGAACAATATGAAAATGAAAATAAAAAATAA